One window of Rhinolophus ferrumequinum isolate MPI-CBG mRhiFer1 chromosome 26, mRhiFer1_v1.p, whole genome shotgun sequence genomic DNA carries:
- the LOC117018116 gene encoding homeodomain-interacting protein kinase 2-like, whose amino-acid sequence MAGTQQLADWRNTHAHGSHYNPIMQQPALLTGHVTLPAAQPLNVGVAHVMRQQPTSTTSSRKSKQHQSSARVSVTMPGTEWVVNKYLDMCLAHFHRPNNPPYHSPNSVSPRIQKCTAGDHNL is encoded by the exons ATGGCAGGCACCCAGCAGTTGGCCGACTGGAG GAACACACATGCTCACGGCAGCCATTACAATCCCATCATGCAGCAGCCTGCGCTATTGACTGGTCACGTGACCCTTCCGGCCGCGCAGCCTTTAAATGTGGGCGTGGCCCACGTGATGCGGCAGCAGCCAACCAGCACCACCTCCTCCCGGAAGAGTAAGCAGCATCAGTCCTCTGCAAG GGTATCTGTTACAATGCCAGGCACAGAGTGGgtggtcaacaaatatttggataTGTGCTTGGCCCATTTTCATCGCCCAAACAATCCACCTTACCACTCTCCAAATTCCGTGTCTCCCAGAATTCAg aaatgcaCTGCTGGGGATCACAACCTGTAG
- the LOC117018111 gene encoding trypsin, whose product MKTFIFLALLGAAAAFPTDDDDKIVGGYTCQENSVPYQVSLNAGYHFCGGSLINDQWVVSAAHCYKSRIQVRLGEHNIEVIEGNEQFINSAKVIRHPKYNGRTIDNDIMLIKLSAPATISSRVSTVSLPRSCAAVGTQCLISGWGNTQSNGYDYPELLQCLDAPILSDSTCRNAYPGQITSNMMCLGFLEGGKDSCQGDSGGPVVCNGELQGIVSWGYGCALSGKPGVYTKVCNYVDWIKETIAAN is encoded by the exons ATGAAGACCTTCATCTTCCTTGCTCTCCTGGGAGCTGCTG CTGCTTTCCCCACTGACGACGATGACAAGATCGTCGGGGGCTACACCTGCCAGGAGAACTCCGTCCCCTACCAGGTGTCCCTGAACGCTGGCTACCACTTCTGTGGTGGCTCCCTCATCAACGACCAGTGGGTGGTGTCGGCGGCTCACTGCTACAAGTC CCGAATCCAGGTGCGTCTGGGAGAACACAACATTGAAGTCATCGAAGGCAACGAGCAATTTATTAACTCGGCCAAGGTCATCCGCCACCCCAAGTACAATGGCAGAACCATTGATAACGACATCATGCTGATTAAACTGAGCGCACCTGCCACCATCAGCTCTCGAGTGTCCACGGTCTCTCTGCCAAGATCTTGTGCAGCTGTTGGGACCCAGTGTCTCATCTCTGGCTGGGGCAacacccagagcaatggct ATGACTACCCCGAGCTCCTGCAGTGCCTGGACGCCCCCATCCTGTCCGACAGCACTTGCCGCAACGCCTACCCTGGCCAGATCACCAGCAACATGATGTGCCTGGGCTTCCTGGAGGGCGGCAAGGACTCCTGCCAG GGTGACTCTGGTGGCCCCGTGGTCTGCAACGGAGAACTCCAGGGCATTGTCTCCTGGGGCTACGGCTGCGCCCTCAGCGGCAAGCCTGGTGTCTACACCAAGGTCTGCAACTACGTGGACTGGATTAAGGAGACCATCGCTGCCAACTAA